The Pedobacter frigiditerrae genomic sequence TATTGCAGAGCAAATTTGCGTTTTAGAGAAAGATAGAAATGTTAGCGGACAGGCTTTGTTAAATTATATTCCAAACGAGCAAGGAAGTAATTTACCGATGACGCTTAATGGAAACAGCAAGGAAGATTTTTCTGAAAGAGATATTTTGTACAAGGTTCTTTTTGACATGAAAAAGGACATGATGGAGTTAAAAAAATTGGTAGCAGAGATTATTCAAAATGGTGGTAATACATCGCATATCATGGCAGATAATCCTCAATTTATTAATCAGCTATATCAAGAAGCTGATATGCCTAATAATAATGAGCCGACCTTAACAATTAAACATCCATCGCAAAATGCACCAACAGAATACAACTATGCACATGATGCCGAGGAAGTTGAAGAATCATTATCATTAATTGATAAAGAATCTGATTTAATTAAAAAAGCACTCAAAAAACATAAAGGCAAACGCAAATTTGCAGCACAAGAATTGGGCATTTCAGAACGTACGCTTTATCGCAAAATAAAAGAGCTTAACCTATAAAAAACCATGAAGAAAATCATATTGTTTTTAGCAGTTGTTATTTCACTAAGCGGATGTTATACATTTAAAGGGGCTTCTATTCCACCTGAAATGAAAACCGTTAATATTACACTTTTCGAAAATAAAGCTCCTCTAGTTATCCCAACTTTAAGTAATGATTTTACCGAATCCTTGAAATTATACATCCGTAATCAAAGTAGTTTAACTACTACACAACAGCAAGAGGCAGATGCAAGCTTTAGTGGTGAAATTACAGGTTATGACATAAAGCCTATTTCAATTCAGGACAATACCAGACCAGTTGCTGGTGCCAACCGTTTAACCATAACTGTCAGGGTTAAATATATCAATAACATTAAAGACCATGAAAAAGAAGGCTTTGATGAAAGTTTTACAGCCTTTACAGATTTTTCGTTGGCAGGTCAATCTTTGCAATCCATTCAAGATAAATTGATTAAGGAAGTAAACGTAAAGCTTACCGAAAATATATTTAATCGTGCTTTCGCACAATGGTAACAATATCACATTTCAATTATTAACTTAGCGGCATGGAGCTAAATCTACATACAAAACAACACCTCGCAAATTTATTGGCAAAACCAGCAATGGTTTCGTCAGCAGATGCTGATTTGTTGTCAGATTTAGTTAAAAAATATCCTTATTATCAGCCGTTACATTTATTGTTAGCGAAAGCCAACGAGAACGATTCAACCTTAGCCACTGCAGCTTTATACAATGGAGGTGCTCTGTTGCATCAAGTAATTCATCAGCCAGAAGGTTTAGTGAGCAGTAAATTAAATTTTGCTGTTGGCGCCATCAAGGCGGATGAAAACCAAACCTACGAGCAAATAGAAAGCGCTGAAGATTTAGAAGCGACCGAAACTTTAACGGATGAGCAAGAAACTTTCGAGGAAATTGCTGAGATTGAGGTTGACAACAAGGCTGAGATTGAGAGCAAGGTTGAGGATGAAGATGAAGTTTATGAAGAGATTGCAGAATTAAACATCCCTGCAGCAGTAGAAACTGAAAAAGAAGAAGAAGTTTTTGATGAAATAGCTGAGGTTGATACCATTGCTTTTGCTCCTATAGAGCCTAAGGTTGAGGATGAGGTTAAAACCAATAACGAGATCGTAGAAGAAACTTTACCTGATGAATTAGCCATTGAAAGCATTGTAGCGTCAGACTTTTTTGCATTCGAGAAGAGCTTTACTACTGAAATTTCTGAAACACCGAAAAACGAGACTAAAGTATTTACGCATCCAGAAGAGTACGACCAAGAAGCAGAAGCGCAAACGGTTAGTAAATATGATGATGATAAACTGCCTTATACTTTTTTATGGTGGTTAGCAAAAACACGTAAGGAGCATGAGCAGATTTTTCAACCTTATGTTACGCCAAAAAAAGGCAGTAACACACCTGCTGCTACGGGTGAATTACAGCAACAATATGTAGAGCATATCTTCCATTTGCAAACGCCATTTAACGTTGCCGATGAAGCAAGCAAAGGTCCGTTAAATAAACAAGTTGCACATAAAGGAGCAGATATTATAGATTCGTTCATTAAAAACGAACCACAAATAAGACCACCAAAGGCCGAGCAAATTAATAATGAGAACAAGGCAAAGAAAAGTGCTGAAGATCATAATGATTTAGTTTCAGAAACTTTGGCGGCAATTTATATCGAGCAAACGCTTTATCACAAGGCTATAGATACTTATGAAAAATTAAGTTTGAAATTTCCAGAAAAAAGCCGTTACTTTGCCGACCTTATTCAATCTTTAGAAAAGAAAATTTAACAACATAAAATACCATGGTAACCTTTTTAATCATTTTATTAATTATTTTTTGCATCGCATTAGGTGGATTTGTTTTAATACAAAACCCAAAAGGTGGTGGTTTGGCTACTGGCGGTTCTGGTAGTAACATGTTTGGTGTACAACGTACTGGTGACGTTTTAGAAAAAGGAACATGGGTATTGTTAACCTTAATTGTAGTTTGTTCATTAGCAATTACCACTGTTGGTAAATCTGGTAGTGGTGCATCTGCAGGCGCTTCTAAAATTGACGATAAAATTAGCAAACAGGCTAATCCATCTATTTTAGGCGGTGGCAATAAAACTGCTCCACCAGCTGCAACTCCTGCAAAAGCTGGAGATACAACTAAAAAGTAATTTCTTAAACACGAGATATTGAAAACTCTTAAGCGAAAGCTTAGGAGTTTTTTTGTTTTAGAGTAGTTCGTCATTTCGACAACAAGAGAAATCTATCGGAAGCCTCATTTTTTGCAATTCTTAAATTAATACGTCATTGCCAGCTCGACTGGCAATCGTAATGCTGTGGCAGGCTTAATTGGAAATACTAGAAATCTGGCCCGTCGTTTCTAAAATTCAGGAGCCATAGTACACAGCATGCAATTTGCTGCCACTAAATTTAGGTTTGCCACACTCACAAAATAGTCCAGAAGTTCTTATTTAGTATTCCATCTAAGGCATCAGCTCAATGGATTATTAAACGAATAAGGTTTCATATAGAAAACGATACCTTTCGAATAGAATTTGATAGTGTTCATCCTTAAAACTTGTGGTTAGGTTTAATTTTTTGTATAATTAATAACCTAAAAACAAACATAAACTATGAAGAAACTTTTTACCCCCCCCTCAAAAAATTTAACTTTTGGTTAATTTTAAGCTTATCTATGCTGCTTCTTGTCAATTCTTGCAGAAAAGATAAAAGCCAAAACCTACCCTTATCTAAAACAGAATTAATCGCAGAAGCTCAAAGTTATTTCAAGGATGAAATTGTAAATCTACCTCAACTTAATGACAACAATTTAAGGCACTCGTTGGACAAGACTCCTTTATGGGACAAGGCAAGTACCAGAAAAATTTCTATTGGAGATGCCGTAATTGTACCCATTAGTTATGAGCAAAAAATAAAGATTGGTTATGAAGATAGTAAAGACGAGAAGGAATTGGAAAAAACCAGCTACCTAATGCTATACAGGGACAAGGAACAAAAAATGCAGGCTGAATGGGTAACCCTTTTGCCAACAGCCACATCAAATGGCAAAAAATTCGTTGGCACTTTGATTATTGAGCAATGGAATGGCAAATTTAAGCGAGGATATGCTATTGGAGATGATGAAGAGATTTTCTCTATTGAACCATCAGGTGAACAAATTTTTAAGAAGATTGCATATAAACGAAGGGAATATTGTTTTACCATTAACCATTATGGGTATATTCGTGTTGGTGGGTATAACGGACCTCAACAATTGCTAGGCTCAGAAAGTTTTTGCTCTGGCACAGCTAATAATGGAGAAACACAAAAAACCTATGGAAGTAGTGAAGGAGGAGGTGGAGGTCCAGAAGATTATACTTATACCATAGATTGTAATTATGCAATAAATGGAACTGCTACTTGGAATACAGATTGCCAAACTTGCATTGGGGGTAATACTGGGATAACTGCTTGTGCTGACATCAAAAATCAACTTGACAGCTTCCCTTGTGCAAAAGCACTTGTTAACCAAATGTCTTCATTAAATAGTGATATTTCAAATTTGATTAATCAAGCATTTAACAAAAATGATAAAACAAATTTAGTCTTCAAACCAGGAATGAATCTTGCAGGGACAGCTATAGATGGTCAGTATACTGGTGTCAATAAATCTGGTGATAAGTCTTTTATAATATTAATTTAAATCCTGATATGCTAACTAAAGCAAGTAAGGAGTATATAATATCAGTATTATATCATGAAGCTTTGCATGCCTATCTTGCTCAAAAGAAAATTGAGCTTAGTGAAACGGAGTTTAATACTCAATTTAGTGGTATGTTAGTAAATGGAGGAAGGCTTATAGGAGTTCAAGACCCTGATCATTGGCCAATGGGATATACTAGGTTTGTAAATGGCATTAGAGATGTAATTCTTGCATTTAACCCTAACTTCGGCTCTACTAGAGCCTCGGCATTAGCAGTAGCGGGAATATTACCGTTAAACAATGCACAATGGACTATTTTACAGCAGGAATTAAATACCTCTAAGCCAGGCTTTCAAGGCACAAAATGTCCATAACAAAATCAAAAGTCAATTTTAAATCATCAAAATTAAAGAAGAACATAAATCATATTATGTTATCATCATTAAAAAACAAACCTTTTAAATAATACTCGGATGAAAAAATTCCCTTTTTTAATAGGCTTCTTAAGCTTTATGTCTACCTTAACATTTTGTCAAAAAACCAAACAGGTAGATTTGTCAACCTCTATTTATAATGTATTGTTTGAAAGCAATATAAAAATAAAGGATAGCTTAATTATTTACGCCCTCAACTTTCAACTTGAGATAATCAAAAATGGAGAAAAGACATTAGTTAATCAAATTACGGCAAACGATAGCCTTGCATTTACTTTATTCCCATCATACAAAAAATTAAAGTCTATAAATTTTACTTCGTTAATGAATGGCAGAAAGAAAATTAGATTGATTATTCCAATTTTAATCTATGGCAGCTCATCTGGGGAAAAAAAACATTTGGACAGTGAAGGAAGACCTTTAATAAACCTAGAATCTGCTGCGAATGCAGCTTATTCCTTATATAGCCCTTCTAAATTCAACAATTTACACAATGCAAACTTAAATTTATTACATAGACTATATCAACAAAATAAGGTATTTAAAGAGGAGGCATTTTGGGAAGCTACAACTATGAATCCTATAGTCTATGAAATTGGTAACATTAAGTAATGCAAACGCAAGCTGTTCGAGATGTTATGAAATGCATCTCGAACTTCTTATCAATGAGATTTGTAATCCCATATTGGAAAATCAACAACCAGACTTTCTAACTATAAACAGATATTATGCTTTATACAATCGCTAATGCTGTGTCAATAGTTTTCTGCAAGGCTGTAATTATAACCTCTTTATAGGCGTTGAAATTTTGCTCAACCTCTGGTTGGTGTTATCACCAACCAGATTTTTATAGCCCAACATTACAAAATCGCTAAAGCTGTACTAATTGTTTTCTGTAGCGCAGTAATTATAACCTCTTTATACGCGTTGAAATTTTGTTCTTTGCTTTCATCTGAATCACTTTCTTTCAACGTTTTCTTAGCCAATTTCACGGCCTGTAAGTCATCAGTATAATGACTCATGAATACTTCTGGTTCCTTATTTTTCAAAATCCTAATGGTATGAGAATACTCTTCATAAATATTCGACAGTATATCAAGACTCTTTTCATTGTAAACATTAACTCCATTTAGTTTAACCAATAGCTTTTCAAGCTTTACTCTTTCTTTTGTGTAACCCATAATTGCGGCAAAGATATGGGTAATCCCGCTAACTAATTCTATTAATAGTTTTAACGTGATAATTCACCTGTAGTTGCTGTTCGGAAGTTACTCGTCATTCCTGTTAAAACGGGAATCTTAATGAGATAAACCGACTTTTTAATTGCCCAAAACCTACTATCGCATTACGATGCCCAGTCGAACTGGGCATGACGGCAATGAGTAGACCCGTGTTTTGTCATTACCGGCCTTGATTTTTCTTTCTGCTACCTGCACAGCAACTGTCCCCACAAAAGAACCACAAGCATCTATTACATAAACCTTATTGCAACGGCATCCTTTGAGCGCAGCGAAAAGATACCTGCCTGCGGCAGGCAGGCAGTGGAAAAAAGGACTACAATTGCAGAAAAGCGATGACATTAATTTTCTGAAAATTCTCTTTGCCATGGTTGAACCACTACTTGGGTTATCACGAACTAGCTTTACTGGTAGAAAAATTAGTGGTGGATTGGTGATAACACCAACCACAAGTGAAACCAACTGTCGCATTACGATGCCCTCCCGATAGCTATCGGGACGAGCTGAGCATGACGGCAATGGTAAACTCTCTATTTAACTGCTAAGTAGTTTTTCCAATTCTGCCAGTCTGACACTTGAAATTATTTTACTAAAACCATTAACTGACAGCAAATGCAAATTTGACAAGCAAAACAGTCTTGGCACAAAAACT encodes the following:
- a CDS encoding LptE family protein; the encoded protein is MKKIILFLAVVISLSGCYTFKGASIPPEMKTVNITLFENKAPLVIPTLSNDFTESLKLYIRNQSSLTTTQQQEADASFSGEITGYDIKPISIQDNTRPVAGANRLTITVRVKYINNIKDHEKEGFDESFTAFTDFSLAGQSLQSIQDKLIKEVNVKLTENIFNRAFAQW
- the secG gene encoding preprotein translocase subunit SecG, coding for MVTFLIILLIIFCIALGGFVLIQNPKGGGLATGGSGSNMFGVQRTGDVLEKGTWVLLTLIVVCSLAITTVGKSGSGASAGASKIDDKISKQANPSILGGGNKTAPPAATPAKAGDTTKK